The following are encoded together in the Daucus carota subsp. sativus chromosome 5, DH1 v3.0, whole genome shotgun sequence genome:
- the LOC108222006 gene encoding protein CYSTEINE-RICH TRANSMEMBRANE MODULE 9 isoform X2 yields the protein MDKNDQNQTQAGAVAKFPYSAPPPAGYPTKEGEALPVSSGAVETQARGDGFWKGCCAALCCCCVLDACF from the exons ATGGACAAGAATGATCAAAATCAGACACAAG CAGGAGCAGTAGCGAAATTCCCATATTCAGCTCCGCCACCGGCAGGCTACCCGACGAAAGAAGGCGAGGCACTTCCAGTGTCTTCAGGAGCAGTGGAAACACAGGCAAGAGGCGATGGATTTTGGAAAGGTTGTTGTGCAGCCTTGTGCTGTTGTTGCGTCCTGGATGCCTGTTTCTGA
- the LOC108222006 gene encoding protein CYSTEINE-RICH TRANSMEMBRANE MODULE 9 isoform X1: MDKNDQNQTQAAGAVAKFPYSAPPPAGYPTKEGEALPVSSGAVETQARGDGFWKGCCAALCCCCVLDACF; this comes from the exons ATGGACAAGAATGATCAAAATCAGACACAAG CAGCAGGAGCAGTAGCGAAATTCCCATATTCAGCTCCGCCACCGGCAGGCTACCCGACGAAAGAAGGCGAGGCACTTCCAGTGTCTTCAGGAGCAGTGGAAACACAGGCAAGAGGCGATGGATTTTGGAAAGGTTGTTGTGCAGCCTTGTGCTGTTGTTGCGTCCTGGATGCCTGTTTCTGA
- the LOC108223153 gene encoding ATPase family AAA domain-containing protein At1g05910, with translation MYSKESGQGDGPVRTSDRIRRSPKQYSRFANFYTTHKKHAKRKKTRTRTAASQIAKIIASGNRSGVALSANSVATNLRRSTRKRRMTVNLEDYTDSSGTEDNDMMTPSFGRSRSRSNNRANQDQSLPRREPRRAGLRPRRGRPAPREQVNLEFVDDEEVSSEEEKVSQDGEENRNSEDNDVDDGEDEVDGDGDREDEGEGEGEGEGEDDDEGDEGEEDGDDEEGEEEQEGRRRYDLRNRAEVRRHLEESKQRPRSPRRVLQQGMGTKVSRDARRGGSRVHKRHRSTRAEDSDDSLLVDELDQGPSMPWGRGGSRAGPPWLLGGLDMHGTSAWGLNAAASGWSHQNDAISNLTSGIQTAGPSSKGGADIQPLQIDESISFDDIGGLSEYIDALKEMVFFPLLYPDFFANYHITPPRGVLLCGPPGTGKTLIARALACAASKAGQKVSFYMRKGADVLSKWVGEAERQLKLLFEEAQRNQPSIIFFDEIDGLAPVRSSKQEQIHNSIVSTLLALMDGLDSRGQVVLIGATNRIDAIDGALRRPGRFDREFNFQLPGCDARAEILDIHTRKWKQPPSNELKLELAASCVGYCGADLKALCTEAAIRAFREKYPQVYTSDDKFVIDVDSVEVEKFHFIEAMSTITPAAHRGSIVQSRPLSSVVAPCLQRHFQKIMSTISDIFPVVSSSAELNKLSKLSYGSGVPLVYRPRLMLCGGDGVGLDHLGPAILHELEKFPVHSLGLPSLLSDPSAKTPEEALVHIFGEARRTTPSILYLPQFHLWVQNAHEQLKAVLWTLLEELPSDFPILLLGTCSLPLDELDSDHFSVFPPHNVHVVHVPTDEDRSLFFDRLIQAALSISNDSKTKNSRKPDSLPELPKAPKVDTGPKISELKVKAETEGHALRRLRMCLRDICNRILYDKRFSAFHYPVSDEDAPNYRSIIQNPMDMSSLLQHVDSGKYITCKAFLEDFDLILINAKKYNGDDYNGARIVSRACELRDTVHGMLSQVDPALAAFCEKIAAEGGPVSLPDDLGDSLIYQAPVVQMATMTRASARLRNVQPEVNLDQSYEALKRTKKTSDVAPTVETGEENLVPQESVHLKSQEPEIVDLNQRVESPDADSNRMEAPREACESRSPDITMFEAEDTSKIEDTSKIESLKQRLVEHSADYGIPQLERLYARVIKGVFDAKTGKSKDVIKESILSYLFKFVEDKANF, from the exons ATGTATTCAAAAGAGTCTGGTCAAGGTGATGGGCCAGTGCGCACAAGTGATAGAATACGTAGAAGTCCAAAACAATATAGCCGTTTCGCTAATTTCTATACAACACATAAAAAACATGCTAAGCGAAAGAAGACTAGAACGAGGACTGCGGCTTCTCAAATTGCAAAAATCATTGCTTCTGGGAATAGATCTGGGGTGGCTTTATCAGCAAAT TCAGTTGCAACCAATCTTCGTCGTTCTACAAGAAAAAGGAGGATGACTGTTAATCTAGAAGACTACACTGATAGTTCTGGAACGGAGGATAATGATATGATG ACTCCCAGTTTTGGAAGGTCGAGGAGCCGGAGCAATAATAGGGCAAATCAGGATCAGTCATTGCCTCGCCGTGAACCTCGTCGTGCAGGACTAAGACCTCGACGTGGAAGACCAGCTCCTAGAGAACAGGTAAATTTAGAATTTGTTGATGATGAAGAAGTTTCTTCAGAGGAGGAAAAGGTCAGCCAAGATGGGGAAGAAAACAGGAATTCGGAGGATAATGATGTTGATGACGGTGAGGATGAGGTTGATGGAGATGGTGACCGCGAAGATGAGGGCGAGGGCGAGGGCGAGGGTGagggtgaagatgatgatgaaggtgATGAAGGTGAGGAAGATGGTgatgatgaagagggtgaaGAAGAGCAGGAAGGCAGGAGAAGATATGACCTTCGCAACAGGGCAGAAGTACGCAGGCATTTAGAGGAGAGTAAACAAAGGCCAAGATCACCTCGAAGAGTTCTGCAGCAAGGAATGGGGACTAAAGTTAGCAGGGATGCGAGGAGAGGTGGATCCAGAGTTCATAAACGTCATCGCTCAACCCGAGCTGAAGATTCAGATGACTCCCTTCTCGTGGATGAGTTGGATCAAGGTCCTTCCATGCCCTGGGGAAGAGGTGGAAGCAGGGCTGGGCCACCTTGGCTTTTGGGGGGACTAGACATGCACGGGACATCTGCTTGGGGTTTAAATGCTGCTGCATCTGGTTGGAGTCATCAGAATGATGCTATTTCTAATTTAACGTCTGGGATTCAAACAGCTGGACCTAGTTCCAAGGGAGGAGCTGATATTCAACCATTACAAATTGATGAAAGTATAAGTTTTGATGACATAGGTGGCCTTTCTGAGTATATTGATGCTTTGAAAGAAATGGTTTTCTTTCCGCTGTTGTATCCAGATTTTTTTGCGAATTACCACATAACCCCCCCAAGAGGAGTCCTGCTTTGTGGCCCCCCTGGTACAGGAAAAACACTAATCGCAAGAGCATTGGCATGTGCTGCTTCAAAAGCAGGGCAGAAGGTTAGCTTTTATATGCGGAAAGGTGCTGATGTGCTTAGCAAATGGGTTGGTGAGGCTGAAAGACAATTGAAGCTACTATTCGAGGAAGCTCAAAGAAATCAACCTTCTATTATCTTTTTTGATGAGATAGATGGACTAGCTCCAGTGAGATCTAGCAAGCAAGAGCAAATTCACAATTCCATTGTGTCAACCCTGCTTGCCTTGATGGATGGTCTTGACTCTCGAGGACAGGTTGTTTTGATTGGAGCAACCAACAGGATTGATGCCATTGATGGTGCCTTGAGGCGCCCGGGTAGGTTTGATCGCGAATTCAATTTTCAACTGCCTGGTTGTGATGCACGTGCTGAAATACTAGACATTCACACTCGGAAATGGAAACAGCCTCCTTCAAATGAGCTTAAGTTGGAGCTTGCAGCTAGTTGTGTAGGATATTGTGGTGCTGATCTAAAGGCTTTGTGTACTGAAGCTGCCATTCGTGCGTTTCGTGAAAAATATCCCCAAGTTTATACAAGCGATGACAAATTTGTGATAGACGTTGATTCAGTGGAGGTGGAAAAATTTCACTTCATCGAAGCCATGTCAACAATTACTCCTGCTGCTCACAGAGGTTCAATAGTGCAGTCTCGCCCTTTATCATCAGTTGTTGCCCCATGTCTACAGAGACATTTCCAGAAAATCATGAGTACCATATCAGACATTTTTCCAGTCGTATCGAGTTCTGCAGAACTAAACAAACTGTCTAAGCTCTCATACGGTTCTGGTGTTCCTCTTGTATACAGACCTAGGCTTATGCTATGTGGTGGTGACGGTGTTGGGCTG GATCATCTGGGACCAGCAATTTTGCATGAGTTAGAGAAATTTCCTGTCCATTCTCTTGGTCTTCCATCGTTACTTTCTGACCCTAGTGCTAAGACACCAGAGGAGGCATTAGTGCACATATTTGGCGAAGCAAGGAGAACTACCCCGTCAATACTTTATTTACCTCAATTCCATCTTTGGGTGCAGAAT GCACATGAGCAACTTAAGGCTGTCCTGTGGACACTTCTGGAGGAACTGCCATCCGATTTTCCAATCTTATTACTAGGAACCTGTTCACTTCCACTTGATGAATTAGATTCGGATCATTTCTCAGTATTTCCGCCACATAATGT CCATGTCGTGCACGTACCAACAGATGAGGACAGGTCTTTGTTCTTTGATCGTTTGATTCAAGCAGCGTTGTCAATATCAAATGATAGCAAAACAAAGAATTCTCGAAAACCAGATTCCTTGCCTGAACTACCCAAGGCACCAAAGGTGGACACTGGCCCCAAGATCTCTGAGTTAAAAGTTAAGGCTGAAACTGAAGGACATGCCCTTCGCCGGCTGCGGATGTGCCTCCGGGATATTTGCAATAG GATCTTGTATGACAAGCGATTCAGTGCTTTTCATTATCCAGTCTCAGACGAGGATGCACCAAATTATCGCTCAATAATTCAGAACCCCATGGACATGTCATCTCTGTTGCAGCATGTCGATAGTGGGAAATACATCACCTGCAAAGCTTTTTTGGAGGATTTTGACCTTATTTTGATCAATGCAAAG AAATATAATGGAGATGATTACAATGGAGCTAGAATTGTCAGTAGAGCTTGCGAGCTTCGGGATACA GTGCATGGAATGTTGTCACAAGTGGACCCTGCATTGGCTGCCTTTTGTGAGAAAATTGCTGCAGAAGGCGGTCCAGTTTCCTTGCCTGATGACTTGGGGGACTCTTTAATCTATCAAGCTCCTGTCGTTCAGATGGCAACTATGACTAGAGCAAGTGCCCGTCTTCGTAATGTCCAGCCAGAGGTTAATCTGGATCAGAGCTATGAAGCCCTGAAACGAACAAAGAAAACTTCTGATGTTGCACCAACAG TTGAAACTGGAGAAGAGAATTTAGTCCCCCAGGAATCGGTGCATTTAAAATCCCAAGAACCTGAAATTGTTGATTTAAACCAAAGAGTAGAGAGCCCGGATGCTGACAGTAATCGGATGGAAGCACCTCGTGAAGCATGTGAATCCAGATCTCCTGATATTACCATGTTTGAAGCTGAGGATACCAGCAAAATAGAGGATACCAGCAAAATAGAGTCCCTTAAGCAGCGTTTGGTGGAGCATAGTGCAGATTATGGCATTCCGCAGCTTGAAAGGCTCTATGCTCGGGTTATAAAAGGTGTCTTTGACGCTAAAACTGGTAAAAGTAAAGATGTTATTAAGGAATCAATTCTGAGCTATTTGTTCAAGTTTGTTGAGGACAAAGCAAATTTTTGA
- the LOC108223627 gene encoding pentatricopeptide repeat-containing protein At3g22150, chloroplastic isoform X1: MVKMSSSSSLPLPISITSNSNTPSYSSQPTPKTTLTKTVRYRLSQLCREGQPHVAYQLFDKIPRPTTVLWNTIIIGFICNNMSDQAILLYARMLNSSTLLPDSYTYSSTLKACAETRQLKVGRAVHCHILRSRSVHPPSRIVCNSLLNMYVTCCSCCGSSMYDSLLCNVFDTIRKKQNVVAWNIIISWYVKRERFLEAFRHFVMLLKTGLKPTVVSFVNVFPAIREVCDVYVLYGMLIKMGTEYVNDMFAVSSAVFVYSELGELDSARKVFDQCLERNTEVWNTMISGYVQNNRPVEALELFMEASGKSEKHNVVIVDDVSFLSALTAASQLQQLSLAKRLHAYSIKNLSDISTMIFNAIVVMYSRCNSVETSFKIFSIMHERDNVSWNTMISSLVQNGLDEEGLMLVHEMQKQGFVIDHVTITSLLSAASNLRNQEAGKQTHGYLLRHEIQFEGMESYLIDMYSKSGLVENARALFETSCTRDRDLATWNAMIAGNTQNGLIEQAFIVFRRMLDQTVAPNAVTLASILPACNPLGSLALGKQLHAYAMRNCLNHNVFVDSALVDMYSKLGSINYAEHVFADSPIRNSVSYTNMILGYGQHGMGEKALILFFSMREHDVSPDPITMVAVLSACSYTGLVNEGLQIFESMEREYGIRPSSEHYCCITDMLGRVGRVAEAYKFVTDLGEEGNVLGIWGSLLAACRTHGEFQLGRIVAKKFYEIEKMNNMSGYHVLLSNIYAEEGNWESVNGVREGMQEKGLSKEVGCSWIDVAGYINYFVSRDQKHPQSDSIYTSLEELGINMKDAGYRPSTEL; the protein is encoded by the coding sequence ATggttaaaatgtcttcatcttcatctctccCTCTTCCAATTTCAATCACATCCAACTCCAACACTCCCTCTTATTCATCACAACCAACCCCGAAAACCACCCTAACCAAGACCGTTCGTTATCGGCTGAGCCAGTTATGCAGAGAAGGCCAACCCCATGTTGCATACCAACTGTTTGATAAAATTCCACGCCCAACTACAGTTCTTTGGAACACTATAATTATTGGGTTTATTTGTAATAACATGTCTGATCAAGCTATACTGTTATATGCCCGAATGCTGAATTCTTCTACTTTATTGCCTGATTCTTATACTTACTCTTCTACTCTTAAAGCCTGTGCTGAAACTCGACAGCTTAAGGTAGGTAGAGCTGTACATTGTCATATTTTACGGTCTCGTTCCGTTCACCCGCCTAGTAGAATTGTTTGTAATTCTTTGTTGAATATGTATGTCACTTGTTGCAGTTGTTGTGGGAGTTCTATGTATGATTCTTTGCTGTGTAATGTGTTTGATACGATTCGTAAGAAACAAAATGTGGTTGCGtggaatattattatttcatggTATGTTAAAAGGGAGAGGTTTTTGGAAGCGTTTCGGCATTTTGTTATGTTGTTGAAAACGGGATTGAAGCCTACTGTTGTAAGTTTTGTAAATGTGTTTCCGGCTATAAGGGAGGTTTGTGATGTGTATGTTCTTTATGGGATGCTTATTAAAATGGGTACTGAGTATGTCAATGATATGTTTGCAGTCAGTTCTGCGGTTTTTGTTTATTCTGAGCTTGGTGAGCTTGATTCTGCCAGAAAGGTTTTTGATCAGTGTTTGGAGAGGAATACCGAGGTTTGGAACACTATGATTAGTGGCTATGTTCAGAATAATCGtccagttgaagcacttgagcTGTTTATGGAAGCTTCTGGAAAGTCAGAGAAGCATAATGTTGTTATCGTAGATGATGTGTCATTCCTCTCAGCCCTGACTGCAGCCTCCCAGTTGCAGCAGCTGAGTCTTGCTAAAAGGTTGCATGCATATTCTATCAAGAATTTATCAGATATATCTACCATGATATTTAATGCAATTGTTGTAATGTACTCAAGGTGCAATTCTGTCGAGACATCCTTTAAGATATTTAGTATTATGCATGAAAGAGACAATGTTTCCTGGAATACTATGATCTCtagtttggtgcaaaatggttTGGACGAGGAAGGATTGATGCTTGTTCATGAGATGCAGAAGCAAGGATTTGTGATTGATCATGTGACTATAACTTCTTTGCTTTCAGCAGCATCAAATTTAAGAAACCAAGAAGCTGGTAAACAAACTCATGGCTATCTTCTTAGGCATGAAATTCAATTTGAAGGAATGGAAAGTTATCTCATTGACATGTATTCTAAATCTGGATTAGTTGAAAATGCAAGAGCACTCTTCGAAACAAGCTGCACACGTGATAGAGATCTAGCCACATGGAATGCTATGATTGCTGGGAACACTCAAAATGGACTGATCGAGCAGGCTTTCATCGTCTTTAGGCGGATGCTTGATCAAACTGTTGCTCCAAATGCAGTGACCTTGGCATCGATTCTTCCTGCCTGCAATCCATTGGGAAGTCTGGCTCTTGGTAAGCAGTTACATGCATATGCTATGCGCAACTGCTTGAACCACAATGTTTTTGTGGACTCTGCTCTAGTAGACATGTACTCTAAACTAGGATCAATCAACTATGCTGAACATGTCTTTGCTGATTCGCCTATAAGAAATTCTGTTTCATACACGAACATGATATTGGGTTATGGTCAACATGGAATGGGTGAGAAAgctctaattttatttttctcaatgaGGGAACATGATGTTAGTCCTGATCCAATAACCATGGTTGCAGTATTGTCTGCCTGCAGTTATACTGGGTTGGTCAATGAAGGTCTTCAAATATTTGAATCCATGGAGAGAGAGTACGGTATACGTCCATCCTCTGAACACTACTGTTGCATTACGGACATGTTAGGGAGAGTAGGCAGGGTTGCTGAAGCCTACAAGTTTGTCACAGATTTAGGTGAAGAGGGTAATGTTTTGGGAATCTGGGGATCGCTGCTTGCAGCCTGCAGAACTCATGGAGAATTTCAACTGGGTAGAATTGTTGCCAAAAAGTTTTATGAAATTGAGAAAATGAATAACATGTCAGGTTATCATGTTCTACTTTCCAACATCTATGCAGAAGAAGGAAACTGGGAGTCTGTTAATGGAGTTAGAGAAGGGATGCAGGAAAAAGGTTTGAGTAAGGAAGTTGGCTGCAGCTGGATCGATGTTGCAGGTTACATAAACTATTTTGTTTCTAGAGATCAAAAGCACCCTCAATCTGACAGTATATACACGTCGCTGGAAGAATTAGGTATAAATATGAAGGATGCAGGCTATAGGCCTTCTACTGAATTGTAG
- the LOC108223627 gene encoding pentatricopeptide repeat-containing protein At3g22150, chloroplastic isoform X2, protein MYDSLLCNVFDTIRKKQNVVAWNIIISWYVKRERFLEAFRHFVMLLKTGLKPTVVSFVNVFPAIREVCDVYVLYGMLIKMGTEYVNDMFAVSSAVFVYSELGELDSARKVFDQCLERNTEVWNTMISGYVQNNRPVEALELFMEASGKSEKHNVVIVDDVSFLSALTAASQLQQLSLAKRLHAYSIKNLSDISTMIFNAIVVMYSRCNSVETSFKIFSIMHERDNVSWNTMISSLVQNGLDEEGLMLVHEMQKQGFVIDHVTITSLLSAASNLRNQEAGKQTHGYLLRHEIQFEGMESYLIDMYSKSGLVENARALFETSCTRDRDLATWNAMIAGNTQNGLIEQAFIVFRRMLDQTVAPNAVTLASILPACNPLGSLALGKQLHAYAMRNCLNHNVFVDSALVDMYSKLGSINYAEHVFADSPIRNSVSYTNMILGYGQHGMGEKALILFFSMREHDVSPDPITMVAVLSACSYTGLVNEGLQIFESMEREYGIRPSSEHYCCITDMLGRVGRVAEAYKFVTDLGEEGNVLGIWGSLLAACRTHGEFQLGRIVAKKFYEIEKMNNMSGYHVLLSNIYAEEGNWESVNGVREGMQEKGLSKEVGCSWIDVAGYINYFVSRDQKHPQSDSIYTSLEELGINMKDAGYRPSTEL, encoded by the coding sequence ATGTATGATTCTTTGCTGTGTAATGTGTTTGATACGATTCGTAAGAAACAAAATGTGGTTGCGtggaatattattatttcatggTATGTTAAAAGGGAGAGGTTTTTGGAAGCGTTTCGGCATTTTGTTATGTTGTTGAAAACGGGATTGAAGCCTACTGTTGTAAGTTTTGTAAATGTGTTTCCGGCTATAAGGGAGGTTTGTGATGTGTATGTTCTTTATGGGATGCTTATTAAAATGGGTACTGAGTATGTCAATGATATGTTTGCAGTCAGTTCTGCGGTTTTTGTTTATTCTGAGCTTGGTGAGCTTGATTCTGCCAGAAAGGTTTTTGATCAGTGTTTGGAGAGGAATACCGAGGTTTGGAACACTATGATTAGTGGCTATGTTCAGAATAATCGtccagttgaagcacttgagcTGTTTATGGAAGCTTCTGGAAAGTCAGAGAAGCATAATGTTGTTATCGTAGATGATGTGTCATTCCTCTCAGCCCTGACTGCAGCCTCCCAGTTGCAGCAGCTGAGTCTTGCTAAAAGGTTGCATGCATATTCTATCAAGAATTTATCAGATATATCTACCATGATATTTAATGCAATTGTTGTAATGTACTCAAGGTGCAATTCTGTCGAGACATCCTTTAAGATATTTAGTATTATGCATGAAAGAGACAATGTTTCCTGGAATACTATGATCTCtagtttggtgcaaaatggttTGGACGAGGAAGGATTGATGCTTGTTCATGAGATGCAGAAGCAAGGATTTGTGATTGATCATGTGACTATAACTTCTTTGCTTTCAGCAGCATCAAATTTAAGAAACCAAGAAGCTGGTAAACAAACTCATGGCTATCTTCTTAGGCATGAAATTCAATTTGAAGGAATGGAAAGTTATCTCATTGACATGTATTCTAAATCTGGATTAGTTGAAAATGCAAGAGCACTCTTCGAAACAAGCTGCACACGTGATAGAGATCTAGCCACATGGAATGCTATGATTGCTGGGAACACTCAAAATGGACTGATCGAGCAGGCTTTCATCGTCTTTAGGCGGATGCTTGATCAAACTGTTGCTCCAAATGCAGTGACCTTGGCATCGATTCTTCCTGCCTGCAATCCATTGGGAAGTCTGGCTCTTGGTAAGCAGTTACATGCATATGCTATGCGCAACTGCTTGAACCACAATGTTTTTGTGGACTCTGCTCTAGTAGACATGTACTCTAAACTAGGATCAATCAACTATGCTGAACATGTCTTTGCTGATTCGCCTATAAGAAATTCTGTTTCATACACGAACATGATATTGGGTTATGGTCAACATGGAATGGGTGAGAAAgctctaattttatttttctcaatgaGGGAACATGATGTTAGTCCTGATCCAATAACCATGGTTGCAGTATTGTCTGCCTGCAGTTATACTGGGTTGGTCAATGAAGGTCTTCAAATATTTGAATCCATGGAGAGAGAGTACGGTATACGTCCATCCTCTGAACACTACTGTTGCATTACGGACATGTTAGGGAGAGTAGGCAGGGTTGCTGAAGCCTACAAGTTTGTCACAGATTTAGGTGAAGAGGGTAATGTTTTGGGAATCTGGGGATCGCTGCTTGCAGCCTGCAGAACTCATGGAGAATTTCAACTGGGTAGAATTGTTGCCAAAAAGTTTTATGAAATTGAGAAAATGAATAACATGTCAGGTTATCATGTTCTACTTTCCAACATCTATGCAGAAGAAGGAAACTGGGAGTCTGTTAATGGAGTTAGAGAAGGGATGCAGGAAAAAGGTTTGAGTAAGGAAGTTGGCTGCAGCTGGATCGATGTTGCAGGTTACATAAACTATTTTGTTTCTAGAGATCAAAAGCACCCTCAATCTGACAGTATATACACGTCGCTGGAAGAATTAGGTATAAATATGAAGGATGCAGGCTATAGGCCTTCTACTGAATTGTAG